Sequence from the Egibacter rhizosphaerae genome:
CCGATCCATGGGGATGATCGGCTCGGTGGTTGCGCGCTCCTCCGGCCACACCGCCTCGTTCCTGCCGTCCTGCCACTGCAGCAGCATCGACATGTCCTCGGGCCAGGTCCGGTCGGGGAACTCGAGCGTGCCCGAAGCGGTCTCGAAGGTGTTGTCGAGCACGTGGTCGTACAGCTCCCACTCGTCGACGGTGCCGGTCTCCTCGATGGCCTGCTCGAGCACCTGCAGCACCGTGAGGCCCTGGATGGAGGTGGAGGCGATGGACTCGGTCCCCAGTTCCTCCTGGACCACGTCGTACAGCTCGTCGAGCTCGGCGAAGTCGTCGGACTCCGGCCAGCCGGTGGTCGGACCCATGACGTGCTCGCCCGCCTCCCCCAGGTCGTCCCAGACCGGCAGGACGGTGACCTGCGAGCCGCACACGCAGAAGACGTCGGGCTCGAAGCCCTCCTCGTGCGCGGTCGACGCGAAGAGGGTCCCGTCGTCGGGGAAGCCGATGTTCAGGAACACCTCGACGTCGGCGGACTGCGCCTCCGAGATCATCGGACCGACGTCCGCCGGCCCGGACGGGTACTCCTCGTCCATCACCAGCTCGATACCGAGCTCCTCGGCCATCTCGATGACGCCGCCGCCCTCGCCCTCGAGCCCGTCGCGGACCATGAGCTGGAACGGCTCCTGGACGGTGGCCAGGCCGAGCCGCTCCGGCCGCTCGTCCTCGGGCAGCGACTCAAGCATGTCGAACAGCGGCTGGATGTAGTCGAGCTCGTTATAGGTGAGGAAGTTGATCATGTTGTCCTCGTGCTCGATGTAGAGCTCGAGGCCGATGAAGCCGTCATTCCACAGCACACGGTCGTTGCCCGCCACGGCTGTGATGACCGCGCCGCCGGGGCCGGTCGCGAACGGGCCCAGCAGCAGGTCCACCTCGTCCTCGAACATGAGACGCTGGTAGAGGTCCTGTGCGGTCTCCACCTCGCTCTCGTCGTCGTAGATCACCATCTCGACGGGGCGGCCGAGGATGCCCCCGTCCTCGTTGACGCGATCCTCCCAGTACTCGTAGGCCACCTGGAACTGCGACGAAGGCTGCGCGAACGCCCCGGTGAGGCCCAACGTCCCCCCGATGCGGATCGGCTCGTCGTCGGTCGGCTCGTCGTCGGTGTCGTCGTCGGGATCATCGTCGGGCTCGTCCGTGGGCTCGTCGTCGGGGGCATCCTCGTCGGGCTCGTCCGCCTCGGGTTCGTCGTCCTCGGCCACGACCTCGTCGTCGGCCTCACAGCCCGCGAGCAGCGCGAGCATCGCCGCGAGCGCGATGAGCGCCCCCGGCACGAGCTTCCGTCTGCCGTGCATCCAGTCTCCTCCCTGCCTCGTGCTCCGGGAACCTCGGAGCTGCCACCAACTCGTGTCGTCCGACGTTGGTTCAGCGGCCCGTGCCCAGCGGTCGCTCAACGCGTCGCCCCGGCCGTCTGGGTCGTTTGGGCACCGTTGCCGCTCGGGACCGGCATCGTCGCCTGCGAGAAGCCCACCCCTTCGAGGGACGCGGGCACCGCCAGATCCGCGCCCCGCCAGTACTGGATCCCGGTGACGAGGAGCTCGTCGGCCGGGAAGCGCGTGATGATCCGCGCCCCGTCGGCGGTGACGACCACCTCCTCCTCGATCCGCGCGGCGGCCGAGCCGTCCTCGGTGGGCCAGTAGGTCTCGAGGGCGAAGACCATGCCCTCCTCGATCTCGACCGGGTACTCGTGGGAGTGGTACCGGCTCATCAGGGGCTGCTCCCACGCCGACAGCCCGATCCCGTGGCAGTACTGGAGCCCGAAGGCCTCCTCCTCGTCCTCGAAGCCGAACTCGTGGGCCGCGGGGAAGTGCTGGATGACGTCCGCCGACGTGGCTCCGGGCTTGACCTCCGCGATCGCGCGGTCGATGAACTCGCGCGCCCGCTTGTAGGCGTCCACCTGGGCTTGCGTGGCCCCACCGACGTTGAACGTGCGGTAGTAGCAGGTCCGGTAGCCGTTGAGGGAGTGCATGATGTCGAAGTAGGCCGTGTCCCACTGCCGCAGCGAGCGGTCCGAGAACACGTGGGGATGCGGGCTGCACCGCTCGCCGGAGATCGCGTTGACGTTCTCGACCTCCTCGGAGCCGCGCTCGTACAGCAGGCGGTTCACGAGCGCGACGCAGTCGTTCTCGCGCACGCCGGCCCGCATGTACCGGAAGAGCTCCTCGTAGACCCCGTCGACGAGCCCGGCCGCCTGGTCGAGCAGCGCGATCTCGTCGGCGGTCTTGATCCGCCGGGCGCGCTGCATCAGGCCCTGGGCGTCCCGCACCTCGAGCCCCTCGCCCTGCAGGGCGAACAGCACCGGCAGCTCAACGATGTCGATGCCCACGGGTTCGCCGGCCAGCCCCGCGTCGTGGAGGATGCCCGCGACGCGCGCGGCGTTGGTGCGCTCCACCCCGACGTCCTCGGGGATCGAGCCACGCCAGCTCGAGATGCCCGCCCGCCAGCTGTCCTCGTCGAACCAGGGGGCGAAGAGCCGGTGCTTCTTCGCCGCGGATCCGATGTCCCACAGGATCGGGTCGTGGTCCTGCATGACGAGCACGCAGCGGAAGAACTTGTCGCGCGCCCAGTTCCCGATGTGCGTGCCGGTGGCGTAGCGGATGTTGTTCTGGTCGAACAGCAGGAGGGCTCCGAGCTCCGACCGTCGGAGCTCGTCGCGCATCCGCTCGATGCGATCGGTCCGGAGCCGATTCATGTCGACTCGGGACTCCCACTCCACTGCGTGCATGGCTCCCGGTGACGAGATGCCGAGTCCGTGTTGCTGCATCGTGGTCCTCCGTTGTCGAGAGGCGGGGCCTGACGGGGCCGTCCCGGCGTGGTGCCACCCGCTCCTGGGCCGGGGCCCGGCGATCAGCCGGGGTTAGACCGGGGCGTACACATCGGGCGAGGAAGCCGGCTCGGGGGTGGTGATCGGGGGCTCGCCGGGCCGTTCGAGCGCGTCCCACGCGGTGTCGATGACGTCCTGGGTGGTGAGGCCGTAGGTTCGGTAGAGGAACGCGCGGTCCTGGGCCGGCTCGGCGAAGGTGTCCGTGCGCCCGACCTTGTGCAGCGGCGTCGGGCAGCCGACCTGGCTGAGCGCCTCGGACACCGCCGAGGCCAAGCCTCCGAGGGCGGGATGGTCCTCGAGGACGAGGACGGCGTCGACGCTGGCCGCCGTGTCGCGGACGAGGTCGGCGGCGAGCGGCTTGACGACCGGGGCGTGGAGGAGGCTGGTCGACACGCCGGCCTCCTCGAGCAGTCCGGTCGCCTGGATCGCCGTCGTCAGGGGGGTGCCGGCGGCGACGACCGCGAGGTCGGTCCCGTGCCGCAGCAGCTCGGCGCCCTCGGCGGGCAGCCGCTTGCCCTCCTCGAACACCACCGGGATGTCGCCGCGCTTGAGCCGCAGGTACACGGGCCCGTCGCGGTCGAGGACGTCGGGCACGGTCTGTTTGATCGTGGCCGCGTCCGCGAGATCGATGACGGTCATGTTGGGCAGCGCGCGCATGAGCGCGAGGTCGTCGATCGCCTGGTGGCTCGGCCCACCCGGGCTCGACAGGCCGGGCATGAACCCGACGATCGTGACCGGCAGGCGGGGATAGGCGATCGCCATCGCCACCTGGTCGTAGGCGCGCCTGGTCGCGAACACGCCGAACGTGTGCACGAACGGCGCGAAGCCCTTGCGCGCCAGCCCGCCCGCGACGCCCATCATGTTCGCCTCCGCCATGCCCATGCTGAGGAAGCGATCAGGGAGGGCCTCGGCGAAGCCGTCGACCTCGCACTGACGGGTGAGGTCCCCGCTGAGGCAGACGACCTCCTCGACGGTCGTGGCCAGTTCGACCAGCGCCGTGCCGTACGGCTTCTGCTCGATCGAGAACGGCGGCTCACGGTGCAAGGCGTGCCTCCAGACTCTCGTGGACCCGGGCGGAGTCCTCCGGCGAGATCTTGATGAAGTGCGCGTCCACCGTGTGCTCGAGCTCCTCGAGGCCTCGGGTGGGGGAGGTCCGCGCGACGAGGACCGCCGGCGCCGGCGATCGCTGCGCCTCCGCGAGGGCGCTGGCGATGTCCACGGTGTCGTGGCCGTCGAGCTCGAACACGTCCCACCCGAAGGCGGCCCACTTCTCGGGGACGGGCTCGATCGACATGACGTCGCTCACCTGGCCGTCGACCTGGGACCCGTTGCAGTCCAGCAGCACGATCAGCGTGCGGACGTCGTGGTGCGGCGCGGCCATCGCGGCCTCCCACACCTGTCCCTCCTGCAGCTCGCCGTCGCTCAGGAAGGCGTACGTCCAGGCGGGGCGACCGGCGAGGCGGTTCGCGATCGCGAACCCGAGCGCTCCCGACAGGCCCTGTCCCAGCGACCCGCAGGTGAGGTCGACGATCGGCGACTCCTCACTGCCGATGGCCGGAAGGCGCGAGGCGTCGCGGCCGTAGGTCGCCAGCTCCGCCTCGTCGATCAGGCCGAGCTCCGCGCCGGCGGCGTACGCCGCGACGACGTAGTGCCCGGGCGAGAGCACGAGATCGTCCGTGTCGGGTCGGTACGGGCCCGAGAACAGCGTGGCCAGCAGCTCGGCCGAGGACATCGCCTGGCCGAGGTAGCCGAAGCCGTGGAGGCCGATCATCTCCAGCGCTCGTTGGCGGATCCGCGTCGCGAGCTGCGCGGCGGGATCCCGGCCGTCGGCGGCAGAACGTTCCCCGCCGTGCTCGAAGTCGGACGAAGTGGGCATTCGCAGGGCCCCTTCACTCGTGTGGTGCGCTCCGGCCGTGCGGTGCACCCCGGTCGTGCGGTGCACCCCGGTCGTGCGGTGCACCTCGGTCGTGCGGTGCACCTCGGTCGTGCGGTGCGCCTCGGTCGTGCGGTGCGCCTCGGTCGTGCGGTGCGCCTCGGTCGTGCGGTGCGCCTCGGTCGTGCGGTGCGCCTCGGTCGTGCGGTGCGCTCCGGCCGTGCGGTGCGAGCGGATGCTCGTCGCCGCCCGTCACGGCACCGATCGTGGATGACTGGCTGAGCCAGTTAGCCAAAAGATGCCGGCAGGTCACGAAGCTGTCAAGACCCGGTTGCGGCCTCCCCCGGATGCGTGGGGCGGCCTCGGCTCCCTCGCCCTCGTGGACCCGACTGTGTGCCCGACTGGTTGTGCTCCGCGTCGACTCAGCGCCTGGGGTCGCTACGGGGATCGATCGCGAGGTCGGAGAGGAGTTCCTCGAGCATCAGCTCTTCCTCCACCGCGATCCCCCGCGCGTGCATCGCGGTCGGGAGGGCGGGATCCCAGGGGGCCTCGGCGGCGGGGCCGGTGAGGCGCTTGCTCGAGCGCTCGGCGGCAGCCTCGTAGTCCGCGACGCACAGGCGCCACGGCGATGCCCCTGTGCGTCGCATGACCGCGCTGGCGATCCGCATCCCGGCCCAGTCGAGGTCGGCCTGCACATGCAGGCGGGCGCCGGCCGCAGCGAGGCGGTCGAGCAGCAGCCACGCGGCCACGGTCGGCTGCCCGTGGGTGCAGACCAGCGGGGCGCTCGACGCGCCGAGTCGGTCGGCCGCCGCGGCGACGATGCTCGGGTTCTCGCAGACGAACACCGGCTGGACCGCGCTCGCGGCGAGGTCGGGAGGTGCGCGTACGAGCTCGCGCAGGGTGAGAGTGGCGGGCTCGCCGGCATCGGCGTGCAGCGACAACGTCCGGCCGCTCACCGACGCTTCGTCTCCGGGCAGGCCGAGCACGACGACCCGCGAGGTCAGCGGATCGACCGTCACGCCGGCCGCTGCCCAGCGCTCCCGGCGGTCGCCCGCGGGCTGCCCGGGGGCGAGCTCGTCGATCGCCCGGAGCACGAGCGTGGTGACCGGCCGGTCGTCGTCGAGCGCATGCCCATCGCCGATGACCCGTGCCGCCAGCACGCTGCGGCTCTCGCCGGCGGCAGGTAGTTCGTCGATTACCGCCGCCGCGGCCTCGAGCAGATGCCAGGCCCGGTCCGGGTCGCTGGCCGACAGGCGCCGCAGCAGCCCGTCGGCCCGCAGCTGCGCGACCCAGCGGGCTCGGGGCCCGTGGTCCTCGGGCACGTCGTCGTCCGCCAACACCCTCGCGCGGGCCCACTGCCACAGCTGCTGCCAGCGCGCCTCGTGCGCGAGGGCCGCCGCGTGCTCGTCGTCGACGGGGCCGGCCAGTGCTTGCACAGCCGTCGCGAGGTCCCCGGCGATCCCGGCCTCGGCCAGGACCTCCGCAACCCGGGCGAGCGGCACCGACAGCGACGAGCCGCGGCCCGGGTGGCGGCCGAGCAGTCGGGCGGCGGCCTCCCGCTGCGCCCGGGAGGCCTCGGCGAGAGTCATCGTGCCGGTGAGCGTCTGCCCGCGAGCGAGCCGGCGGGCGCACCGCTCGACGAGCCACGACAGCGCCGGGTCGCCAAGCAGCGCTTCGAGGCGCGCCTGGTCGACCTCGGCCCCGCCGCCCATGCGCGGCTACGCCTCCGGCTCGGCGGGCTCGGCGGGCTCGGCGAGCGGCGGGGTCGGGCGCTCGGCGGCAGCGAGCGCGGCCCCGTCCCACTCCCAGTGCGAGACGTGCACCGCGTCGATGCCGTCGACGCGCGCGAGCTGGGCGATCGCGAGGCCCGGCACGGTCGGGTAGCACCCCCACTCGCGCTCGCTCGTAGCGACGACGTCGAGGTCGAACTCGGCCAGCAGCCCCAGGCACTTCGCCCGGGCGTCGTCGTCGATGCCCGCGAAGACCTCGTCGAGCATGATCGGCCGCGGCGCGTCGTCGCGG
This genomic interval carries:
- a CDS encoding 1-deoxy-D-xylulose-5-phosphate synthase N-terminal domain-containing protein, which translates into the protein MPTSSDFEHGGERSAADGRDPAAQLATRIRQRALEMIGLHGFGYLGQAMSSAELLATLFSGPYRPDTDDLVLSPGHYVVAAYAAGAELGLIDEAELATYGRDASRLPAIGSEESPIVDLTCGSLGQGLSGALGFAIANRLAGRPAWTYAFLSDGELQEGQVWEAAMAAPHHDVRTLIVLLDCNGSQVDGQVSDVMSIEPVPEKWAAFGWDVFELDGHDTVDIASALAEAQRSPAPAVLVARTSPTRGLEELEHTVDAHFIKISPEDSARVHESLEARLAP
- a CDS encoding amino acid ABC transporter substrate-binding protein, giving the protein MHGRRKLVPGALIALAAMLALLAGCEADDEVVAEDDEPEADEPDEDAPDDEPTDEPDDDPDDDTDDEPTDDEPIRIGGTLGLTGAFAQPSSQFQVAYEYWEDRVNEDGGILGRPVEMVIYDDESEVETAQDLYQRLMFEDEVDLLLGPFATGPGGAVITAVAGNDRVLWNDGFIGLELYIEHEDNMINFLTYNELDYIQPLFDMLESLPEDERPERLGLATVQEPFQLMVRDGLEGEGGGVIEMAEELGIELVMDEEYPSGPADVGPMISEAQSADVEVFLNIGFPDDGTLFASTAHEEGFEPDVFCVCGSQVTVLPVWDDLGEAGEHVMGPTTGWPESDDFAELDELYDVVQEELGTESIASTSIQGLTVLQVLEQAIEETGTVDEWELYDHVLDNTFETASGTLEFPDRTWPEDMSMLLQWQDGRNEAVWPEERATTEPIIPMDR
- a CDS encoding transketolase family protein → MHREPPFSIEQKPYGTALVELATTVEEVVCLSGDLTRQCEVDGFAEALPDRFLSMGMAEANMMGVAGGLARKGFAPFVHTFGVFATRRAYDQVAMAIAYPRLPVTIVGFMPGLSSPGGPSHQAIDDLALMRALPNMTVIDLADAATIKQTVPDVLDRDGPVYLRLKRGDIPVVFEEGKRLPAEGAELLRHGTDLAVVAAGTPLTTAIQATGLLEEAGVSTSLLHAPVVKPLAADLVRDTAASVDAVLVLEDHPALGGLASAVSEALSQVGCPTPLHKVGRTDTFAEPAQDRAFLYRTYGLTTQDVIDTAWDALERPGEPPITTPEPASSPDVYAPV
- a CDS encoding M24 family metallopeptidase, which produces MQQHGLGISSPGAMHAVEWESRVDMNRLRTDRIERMRDELRRSELGALLLFDQNNIRYATGTHIGNWARDKFFRCVLVMQDHDPILWDIGSAAKKHRLFAPWFDEDSWRAGISSWRGSIPEDVGVERTNAARVAGILHDAGLAGEPVGIDIVELPVLFALQGEGLEVRDAQGLMQRARRIKTADEIALLDQAAGLVDGVYEELFRYMRAGVRENDCVALVNRLLYERGSEEVENVNAISGERCSPHPHVFSDRSLRQWDTAYFDIMHSLNGYRTCYYRTFNVGGATQAQVDAYKRAREFIDRAIAEVKPGATSADVIQHFPAAHEFGFEDEEEAFGLQYCHGIGLSAWEQPLMSRYHSHEYPVEIEEGMVFALETYWPTEDGSAAARIEEEVVVTADGARIITRFPADELLVTGIQYWRGADLAVPASLEGVGFSQATMPVPSGNGAQTTQTAGATR
- a CDS encoding TIGR02679 family protein, which gives rise to MGGGAEVDQARLEALLGDPALSWLVERCARRLARGQTLTGTMTLAEASRAQREAAARLLGRHPGRGSSLSVPLARVAEVLAEAGIAGDLATAVQALAGPVDDEHAAALAHEARWQQLWQWARARVLADDDVPEDHGPRARWVAQLRADGLLRRLSASDPDRAWHLLEAAAAVIDELPAAGESRSVLAARVIGDGHALDDDRPVTTLVLRAIDELAPGQPAGDRRERWAAAGVTVDPLTSRVVVLGLPGDEASVSGRTLSLHADAGEPATLTLRELVRAPPDLAASAVQPVFVCENPSIVAAAADRLGASSAPLVCTHGQPTVAAWLLLDRLAAAGARLHVQADLDWAGMRIASAVMRRTGASPWRLCVADYEAAAERSSKRLTGPAAEAPWDPALPTAMHARGIAVEEELMLEELLSDLAIDPRSDPRR